GGTGGTGGCCTGGAGGACGGTGTTCTTCACCTGGTTCATGACGGTCTTCCCGGTTCGATGAATGGAGGTACGGGAGCTCAGCGACCCGCGTCGCGGACGACTCGGGCGAGGGGTGTGGCGGGGTGGCCGGTGAGGCGGGGGACGGCGTCACCGACCCCGTCGAGTTCGCCGGACGCGATGGCGGTGTAGGTGGAGACCCAGGCGTCCACCTGCCACGGCGGCGCGCCGTAGGTGGCACGGGAGCCATAGGCCTCCTCGACCGTCTCCGGGCGGTACGTGACCGCACGCCCGAGCTCCTCGGACAGGATCGCGGCCGCCTCGTCCAGCGTGAGGGACTCGGGGCCCGTGAGGTCGTAGGTCGCGCCGACGTGGTCCTGCGGCCCGGACAACACCGCGGCGGCCGCGTCGGCGATGTCGTCGTGGGCGACGAACGCCGCCCGTCCCTGCCCGGCCGGGCCCCGGATGACGCCGTCCTCGCCGACCAGGTCGGGGACGAACTCGGCGTAGAAGTTGTCCCTGAGGAAGGTGTACGCCAGGCCGGCGGCGCGGATGTGCTGTTCGGTGTGGAAGTGGTCCCGGGCCAGGGTGAAGGTGGCGTCGGGGGCCGCGCCGTAGAAGGAGACGTACACCAGGTGCCGCACGCCCGCCTCCGCGGCGGCGTCCACGAACGCCTGGTGCCGGGCGAGCCGGTCGCCGCTCTCGGAGGCGGAGACCATGAAGACGGTGTGGATGCCGGTGAGGGCCTCGCGTACGGCCTCACGGTCGGCGTACTCACCCCGTACCGCCACCGCGCCGGGGAGCCGTGGAGCGCGCTCCGGACTGCGGACCAGGAGTTTCTGCGGGGCACCCCGTGCCGCCAGTCGCCGGGCGACACGCCCGCCGAGCCGACCGGTGGCACCGGTGACGGCGATCGTGGGGAGGGTTTGCGTGGAGGGCTCGGACATGACGTGCCCTTTCTTTCCGAATCTCGCCTGGAGGATGTTCCTTTTCCGCGTCGGCACGACCAACTTACGAACGACTCAGGCGGGAAGCCGGATAAAGTTCCGACTGATGATGGTCAAAAAGCGACACGATTCCTCGTCCGAGATTCCCGAGGTCCCGTTCGCGGCGCCCGCGGGCACCCCGGCCGGTGTCGAGGTCATGTCGCTGGCGGAGCTCAGGCGCAGGGTCCCCGAGCAGGCCCTGGCCCGGCCCCAGCGCCCCGACTTCCATCACCTGCTCACACTCGGCGCGGGCCGGCTCAGGCACGTCGTCGACTTCGAGGACTGCACCCTGCGGCCCGGCTGCTGGCTGTGGGTGCGCCCCGGGCAGGTGCACCTGTGGGGCGACCTCACCGAGGCCGAGGGCACCCTGATCCTCTTCCGGCAGGACGTACTGGACCCGGCCACGGCCACCGCCGCCCGGGTCGACGATCCGCACGCACCGGCCGTCACCGTCCCGGTCGCCGCCGACGCCGAGGCGGTGACGCTGGCCGCGGACCACCTGAGCCGGGAGTTCGGGGCGCTCGGTCAGCTGCCGCTCGACGTGCACGTGGCGGCCCTGCGCCACCTCCTGGCGGTCCTGCTGCTGCGGCTGTCGCATCTCACCACCCCGCTCGCCGGCCCCGCGCCGGAGCCGGACGAGACCTACCTGCGCTTCCGTGACGCGGTCGAACGCCACTTCACCGTCACGCGGCGCGTCGCGGACTACGCCGACATGCTCGGCTACTCGGGGCGCACCCTGGCCCGGGCGAGCCTGGCCGGCGCCGGGCTCGGCGCGAAGGAGTTCATCGACCGCCGGGTCGTGCTGGAGGCGAAGCGGCGGCTGGCCCACGGCGACGAAACCGCCGCCCAGATCTCGGACCACCTCGGCTTCGTCACGCCCTCGCAGTTCAGCAAGTACTTCATGCAACGGACGGGCAGCTCCCCGATCGACTTCCGCAAGGCGGTCCGAGGACGGGCAGCCGCGGACGCGTCGGCGGATTGATCCGAGCAATCCCAAGGTGCGGGCCGTGATCACGGTGTGGCGGTCGGACTGCTCCAGATCACATATGCGGTCTGAACAGGATGAATTGACGAATTGTCACGCCCCCTCTGGACGCCACGGTGGACGGGGTCTATAAATTCATCCGATGTCGCGCCCCGCCTCATCCAGCACCCCCAGGATCCAGGAGCCGCACCATGTCCTCTGCGCCCCTGAGCAGGCGTTCTCTGATCAAGGCTGCCGCCCTCGCCGGAGGCGTCGTGGCCTTCGGGCTGCCGCAGGCCCTGTGGCCCACCACCGCCGCGGCCTACACCGTCCCCTCCAAGATGGACTGGTGGTACCAGGCCCGGTTCGGGATGTTCATCCATTTCGGGTCCTACTCCTCCCTCGGCCACGGTGAATGGGCCTTTTCCAACGAGAGCTGGTCCAAGGCCGACTACCAGACCCAGGTGTCCGCCGACTTCAACCCCACCGCCTTCAACGCGGCCACCATCGCCCAACTCGCGGCGGACGCCGGCATGAAGTACCTGGTGATCACCGCCAAGCACCACGAGGGCTTCGCCATGTGGGACTCGGCCGTCCCCGGCTTCACCGACACCACCGGCACCAAGCAGTACAACCTGCACGACTACGCCGGTGTCCAGGGTGATCTGCTGGCGGCGCTCAAAACGGAGTGCGAGGCGCGAGGCGTCAGGTTCGGGCTCTACTACTCGATCCTGGACTGGAACCACCCCTCCCAGACCCTCCGCGGCGGCGGTCTCACCACGATGGCCTCGACGGCCGCCCGCACGGGTTACATCGCGGACATGAAAGCCCAGCTGCAGGAACTGCTCGACCGCTACGACCCGGCGCTCCTGTGGTTCGACGGCGACTGGTTCGGCGAACCCGCCGCCCCCACCCTCCAGGACTGGTGGCTCAAGTCGGACGGTGTCGACCTCTACAACTGGCTGATCGCCCGCAAGCCCGGACTCGTCGTCAACGAACGGGTCAAGCGGGACCTCGGTCTGGGCGACTACGCCGTCGCGGAGTTCGGTGTCCCGAGCGCGCCACTGGACCGCCAGTGGGAGCGGTGCGACACCATGAACGGCGCCTGGGGCTACAACTCCAGCCAGGAGAACTCCTACCGGCCCGTCAGGGACTTCGTGCAGGAGCTCGTCACCTGCGTCTCGCGGGACGGCAACTTCCTGCTGAACATCGGCCCCAAGGGCGACGGCTCGGTCACCACAGGATCCGTGACCGTTCTGCGCGGCCTGGCCTCGTGGATGGCGACGTACGGCGACAGCGTGCACGGCGCTCTGGCGAGCCCCTACGCCACCGACCCCGCCTGGGGGAGGGCCACCAAGAAGGACGGCAAGCTGTACGCCCACGTCTTCAACTGGCCCACCAACGGCGTGCTTCAGATCCCGGCGCTCACCAACACGGTCAGCCGCGTCTACCTCATGAACAACCCCTCGGCCTCGCTGACCTACTCCGTCAGCGGCGGCCAGATCAACGTCACCGTGCCGGCCACCGCCCCGGACGCCAACGACTCCGTGGTGTGCGTCGAGGTCAGCGGTGTCCCCACGGCCGTCGGCGGAGCCGGGGTGACGGTGTTCCGGGACGTGAACTACGCCGCGGCGAGCACCGTCCTGAAGCTGGGCACCTACACCTCCTCCCAGCTGTCGACCGCCGGAGTGGGGCCCTCGGCCATCTCCTCATTGCGGGTGCCCCAGGGCTACCAGCTGACGGGCTGGTCCGGTGACAACTTCACCGGCACGGCCTGGACGTTCACCGCGGACAACCCCGACCTGCGGGTGACCGGCAACAACGACGCCATCGTCTCGCTGAAGGTCACGTTCAATCCGGCCACGTACTTCCGGCTGACCAACGTCACGGACGGGCTGGCCCTGGACAGCGGCGGCAACGTCGCCAGTGGCTCGAACCTCAAGCAGTGGACTCCGGTCGCCAGCACCAACCTCCAATGGCAGGCCGTCGACCTCGGCACTGGCTACTACCGGCTGGTCAACCGCACCAACGGCATGGTCGCCGACGGCTGGGGCTCGACCGGCAACGGGGATCCCGCCCGGCAGGCGGCCTGGAACGGCGGCCCCAACCAGCAGTGGCAGATCACCGACCGCGGCAACGGCCAGTACTCGATAGCCAACCGCGCCACCGGGCTCGTCCTCGACGGCGGCGGACAGGTCCCCTCCGGGTCCGTGACCAAGCAGTGGACCTGGGTGACCAGCACCAACCTGCTGTGGACGTTCCAGCCCGTCTCCTGACGACCCGTCCGCCGGCGCCGACGCTGTCCGCTCGTCGGCGCCGGCGGACGCAGGAGCCGTCAGTCCTTGCCGGAGAGCCTCCAGATCTGGTTCTTCTTGGTGGTCAGGGTGGTGCCGGTGTCGCAGGTCCACTGATGGACGAGGGCGCCGGGCGCGGTGGAAATGGTGCTGACGTCGACGCACTTGCCGCTGTGCACGGCGACGAGCTGGTAGTCGTGGCTGTTGCCGAGCGCGGTCACCGGCCTGAGCGTGAATTGCTGGTTGGTGCCGTTGAGGCAGGTCCACTGTTGTACGGCGGCGCCGTTGGCCGTCGAGAAGCCGCTGACGTCCAGGCACTTGCCGCTGGAGTGGTCGACGACGGTGTAGGTGTCGGTCGTACCGGCGACGGGGTGGAAGTCGAAGACCTGCTCCTGGCCGCTTCCACAGGTGTTCTGCTGGTACTGGGTGCCGTTGGCGGTGGACTGGCCGGGATCCTCGAGGCAGAGCCCGCTGTGCTGGGCGACGGCCGTGGAGGAGAAGCCGGCCGCGGCGCCGATGTGCAGGGTCGCGGGTGCGAAGGAGACCTGGTCGAGATGGGGCGCGGAGCTGGAGCGCATGGGCTGGCCGATGTCGCTACCTCCGCCGGAATAGACCACGCCGATCGTGGTGCCGTCCCAGTTGTAGAGCTGTGAGGCGGTGAACTTGACGCTGTTGGCGCCCTTGGCGAGGGTCACCGGGACCGTGTAGTCCTCGAACTGGTTCCAGTGCAGGGTGCTCGCGAAGTTGACGCGGGTGGCGGTGCCACCGTTGACGCTGACGTCGGCGTGCTCGGCGTACAGGTCCGGGTTGTAGTGGTTGGAGGGCAGTTCCTCGGCGTTGGCGTAGTGCATGGTCATGGCGTAGGTGCCGGCCGTGGGCGCGTTGACGTTGAGGGTGAGGGAGTTGGCGGTTCCGTTGCCGATACCGGCGGCGACGCCGCCGTTGGCCTGGCTGTAGGTGGTGTCGACCGTCGCCGTGCCGGTGAGGGTGCCGTTCTCGGCCTGGTAGGTGACGACGTTGCCGGTCGTGACGGCGGAGCCGGCGCCGAACGGGGTCACGGCCAGGTCGTCCAGGGCGAGGGTGCCGCTGCTCCCGGTCACCTTGACCTTGTTGATGCCGCCGCTCAGGTGGACCCGGTTGGTGGAGGTGGACCAGGCGCCGGTCGTCGCGCCGGAGAGGGCCTGGTCGTTGACGGTCCTGCCGTTGACGGTGAGGTCGGCCTGCCCGGTGTTGCGGAAGCGGGCCGTCAGGTCGGCGTAGCCGTCGCGAGCCGAGTAGACCCAGAACGTGGCGGACTTGCCGGCGCTGAGGTTCACCGCGCCGGCGCCCGACTGACCCTGCGAGGTGTAGGTGGCGGTGGCGCTGTCGGAGAGGTTGGCCTGCTCGGCCTCGTAGAGCGTGGTGCCCTGGACGGAGGCGTCCTGGTACTGGAGGTCGATCTTGTCGATGATCGCGTCGCCGACCGTGGTCGCGCCGTTGTCACCGGTGGTGGCCAGGGTGAGGGTGTGGCTGCCCGTGGTGAGGTGCACGGTGGCGTCGGCGTGCCCCCACACGACCCACTGGAAGCCGACCGGGATGTCGATCCTGGTCGAGGCGCCGCCGTCGACCCGCGCGTAGATGTTCGTCGGGCCCTTGACGTCGGCGTCCTTGGCGTAGCTGTTGCCGAACACCGAGAGGGTGTAGTCACCGGTGGTGGGGACGGACACCGGGAAGGAGATCACCGTGGTGGAGCCGGTGCGCAGGCCGCCGACGTCCTTCGTGCCGGAGGTGGCGAACTTGCCCACATTGCCGGTCGTGCCCTCGGTGTTGATGTTGTACCCGCTGCCGCTGAGCGTGGCGTTCTCGGCCTCGTACGTGGCCCGCCAGGTGCTGTCGGAGGCGGTTGCGCTGCCGGTGCCACCGGGGGAGACGATGACCTGGTACGCGGACATCGCGTCGAGGCTGATGGGGACCGTGACCGAACCGTCGGAGCCCACGGCGACGTCGGCGTCGGAGAGCCGGGTCGGGGTCGCCGCCGCGCCGATGTAGCCGCTGTAGCGGTCCTGGAACACGCTGACGTGCACGGTGCTGCCGAAGACCGCGGGGTCGATGTTCTTGATGACCGTGTTGGAGTCACCGCTGGTGCCGCCCCCGGCGAGGATGACGCGCGCCTGCTTCTTGGCCGTGTCCAGACTCGCCAGCCCCTGGAGGGTGTACGCGGCGTTGGCTCCGGTGCTGGTGACCTTGACGGTGTTGCCGCCGCGCAGGGAGCTGTACCAGTTGTACAGCCACCACTGGGCGTTGGGAGTGTTCTGGGCCGCGGCGGAGTCACCGAGGTTGCCGTTGATGTTCCAGTACGGCAGGTTGCCGTCGATCTTCTCGTCCTCGATGCCCGCCATCCACTGGACCATCTGGCCGGGGTCGGTGAGGTGGTAGCGGTGGGCGTACTCGTTGAGGTTGACGGTGATCGGGGAGGTGATCCCCGTCGCGGTCTCGGCCGCGCGGTAGGCGTCGACCGTGCTGCGCACGTCCGCCGGGCTGCCCAGGGTGTGCCAGGTCACCACGTCGGGCAGGCAGCTGTTGGCCTTGCAGTAGGTGAGGAAGCTCCTGAGGGCGGAGTCGCTGTAGCTGGAGAGGTTGGGCCCTGCCAGGCGGGCCGTGGGCCAGATGCCCTTGATGAAGGTGTAGGTCTGAAGCCACTCGGCGTTGAAGTTGGCCTGCGCGGTCGTGTTGGTGCGCATGCCGCTGAACCAGTTCAGGTCGGGCTCGTTGTAGGGGATGAAGACGATATGGCTCGCGTGGGGGTCGGCCATCGCCTGCTGGACCTGGGTCTTCATGGTGGCCTGGTAGGCCGGGTAGCTGGTGCGTTCGTAGTTGGCGCGGTACACGTCCGTCATGTAGATGAACTCGTCCCCGCCGCCGCTGTCGACGAAGGGCGCGGCGATCTCCAGGGCGTCCGACCCGGGGTGCTGCTGTCCGTCCTGGTACTTGGTGTTGGTGGTCTTCAGCCCCATCCCCTCGATGAGGTTGTCGGTCGGCACGTCCGGGCCGTACAGGCCGTACAGGGCGCCGGAGGCACCGCCGCGGAAGGCTCCGGTGGTGGCGCCCAGGTCGACGGTGAGAGTGGGCGTGGCGGCGGAGGCCGGTGTCGCGGTCAGCGTGGTGACGCCGGCCATGACGGTCAGCGGAAGCAATGTCCTGGTGATGCCGTGGAGAAGACGTCTCGCGGTCAGACGTCTCGTGGTCGAGCGTCTTTGCCCGGTTGTCGGCATGGGCTCGCGTCCCTTCAGGGATAGGGCTGGTTGTCGGTGCGCCGGCCCCCGTGCCGGACGTGTGGGCGAGTACGACTCGCTCGTGGGCCGGGCGACGGCGTAGCCGGTCCCGGCGCCCACGGGCAGGCTCGCGCCGGTGCGTGCGTCGAAGTACAGGGCGAACCCTTGGGGCTTGCAGAAATCATCGAACCGGTTCGCGTGAAGCGAAAGTAGGAACAAGCCGTGCCGCTGTCAACATCTACAACAGTGCCAGTTTTAGTCGAACCGGTTCGATGAAGCGCTTCCCACGAGGAGTCGCCGTCCGTCGGCCGATCCGCGGCACCGCGTCGGCAATTCCGCAGGCCCGGTGGCAAAGGATCTGTTACTCACTTTCGGGTGACGGCCCGGTGCGTGTGGGGGTGGCGCGGACTGGCGGTCGGAGGGGGTGGCCAAGGCGCGCACCGGTCGGTGATCCGACAGGGCGTCAACACACTGCGTTCGCCGCATATATGGACGTTGCAGCCAAGCGTCACGGCAATGTGGGCGAAAGGTAATGGAGTGCGCGTATCGCGTTCACGATCTGCACAACAGGGCCATGGTGTGGATGTGCGGCCGACCGGCCGCCACCCGCACACCGCACCCGCTCGTTCCGCCGGTTCACCACCGGGATCCCGGAGCCGGCAGGTGCCCGTACAGCCCAGGGGGCTTTGTGTCTTCTTCCACTGTGACCGCCCGTCGTACCTTTGCCGCCGCTCTCGCGGCCACCGCGATCGTCGGGGCGGTGGCGCTGCCGGCGTCGGCGGCCGACCACGCCCGGCCGCAGCGCCCCAAGGTGGAGATCAGCGCGGTCCAGTACGACTCTCCCGGACATGACGACCGCTCGCGCCGCTCGCTGAACAAGGAGTGGGTGGAGCTGACCAACACCACCCGCCGGGACGTCAACCTGGACGGCTGGAC
Above is a window of Streptomyces griseorubiginosus DNA encoding:
- a CDS encoding SDR family oxidoreductase, with protein sequence MSEPSTQTLPTIAVTGATGRLGGRVARRLAARGAPQKLLVRSPERAPRLPGAVAVRGEYADREAVREALTGIHTVFMVSASESGDRLARHQAFVDAAAEAGVRHLVYVSFYGAAPDATFTLARDHFHTEQHIRAAGLAYTFLRDNFYAEFVPDLVGEDGVIRGPAGQGRAAFVAHDDIADAAAAVLSGPQDHVGATYDLTGPESLTLDEAAAILSEELGRAVTYRPETVEEAYGSRATYGAPPWQVDAWVSTYTAIASGELDGVGDAVPRLTGHPATPLARVVRDAGR
- a CDS encoding AraC family transcriptional regulator, producing the protein MMVKKRHDSSSEIPEVPFAAPAGTPAGVEVMSLAELRRRVPEQALARPQRPDFHHLLTLGAGRLRHVVDFEDCTLRPGCWLWVRPGQVHLWGDLTEAEGTLILFRQDVLDPATATAARVDDPHAPAVTVPVAADAEAVTLAADHLSREFGALGQLPLDVHVAALRHLLAVLLLRLSHLTTPLAGPAPEPDETYLRFRDAVERHFTVTRRVADYADMLGYSGRTLARASLAGAGLGAKEFIDRRVVLEAKRRLAHGDETAAQISDHLGFVTPSQFSKYFMQRTGSSPIDFRKAVRGRAAADASAD
- a CDS encoding alpha-L-fucosidase, coding for MSSAPLSRRSLIKAAALAGGVVAFGLPQALWPTTAAAYTVPSKMDWWYQARFGMFIHFGSYSSLGHGEWAFSNESWSKADYQTQVSADFNPTAFNAATIAQLAADAGMKYLVITAKHHEGFAMWDSAVPGFTDTTGTKQYNLHDYAGVQGDLLAALKTECEARGVRFGLYYSILDWNHPSQTLRGGGLTTMASTAARTGYIADMKAQLQELLDRYDPALLWFDGDWFGEPAAPTLQDWWLKSDGVDLYNWLIARKPGLVVNERVKRDLGLGDYAVAEFGVPSAPLDRQWERCDTMNGAWGYNSSQENSYRPVRDFVQELVTCVSRDGNFLLNIGPKGDGSVTTGSVTVLRGLASWMATYGDSVHGALASPYATDPAWGRATKKDGKLYAHVFNWPTNGVLQIPALTNTVSRVYLMNNPSASLTYSVSGGQINVTVPATAPDANDSVVCVEVSGVPTAVGGAGVTVFRDVNYAAASTVLKLGTYTSSQLSTAGVGPSAISSLRVPQGYQLTGWSGDNFTGTAWTFTADNPDLRVTGNNDAIVSLKVTFNPATYFRLTNVTDGLALDSGGNVASGSNLKQWTPVASTNLQWQAVDLGTGYYRLVNRTNGMVADGWGSTGNGDPARQAAWNGGPNQQWQITDRGNGQYSIANRATGLVLDGGGQVPSGSVTKQWTWVTSTNLLWTFQPVS
- a CDS encoding RICIN domain-containing protein, yielding MAGVTTLTATPASAATPTLTVDLGATTGAFRGGASGALYGLYGPDVPTDNLIEGMGLKTTNTKYQDGQQHPGSDALEIAAPFVDSGGGDEFIYMTDVYRANYERTSYPAYQATMKTQVQQAMADPHASHIVFIPYNEPDLNWFSGMRTNTTAQANFNAEWLQTYTFIKGIWPTARLAGPNLSSYSDSALRSFLTYCKANSCLPDVVTWHTLGSPADVRSTVDAYRAAETATGITSPITVNLNEYAHRYHLTDPGQMVQWMAGIEDEKIDGNLPYWNINGNLGDSAAAQNTPNAQWWLYNWYSSLRGGNTVKVTSTGANAAYTLQGLASLDTAKKQARVILAGGGTSGDSNTVIKNIDPAVFGSTVHVSVFQDRYSGYIGAAATPTRLSDADVAVGSDGSVTVPISLDAMSAYQVIVSPGGTGSATASDSTWRATYEAENATLSGSGYNINTEGTTGNVGKFATSGTKDVGGLRTGSTTVISFPVSVPTTGDYTLSVFGNSYAKDADVKGPTNIYARVDGGASTRIDIPVGFQWVVWGHADATVHLTTGSHTLTLATTGDNGATTVGDAIIDKIDLQYQDASVQGTTLYEAEQANLSDSATATYTSQGQSGAGAVNLSAGKSATFWVYSARDGYADLTARFRNTGQADLTVNGRTVNDQALSGATTGAWSTSTNRVHLSGGINKVKVTGSSGTLALDDLAVTPFGAGSAVTTGNVVTYQAENGTLTGTATVDTTYSQANGGVAAGIGNGTANSLTLNVNAPTAGTYAMTMHYANAEELPSNHYNPDLYAEHADVSVNGGTATRVNFASTLHWNQFEDYTVPVTLAKGANSVKFTASQLYNWDGTTIGVVYSGGGSDIGQPMRSSSAPHLDQVSFAPATLHIGAAAGFSSTAVAQHSGLCLEDPGQSTANGTQYQQNTCGSGQEQVFDFHPVAGTTDTYTVVDHSSGKCLDVSGFSTANGAAVQQWTCLNGTNQQFTLRPVTALGNSHDYQLVAVHSGKCVDVSTISTAPGALVHQWTCDTGTTLTTKKNQIWRLSGKD